The proteins below come from a single Halictus rubicundus isolate RS-2024b chromosome 13, iyHalRubi1_principal, whole genome shotgun sequence genomic window:
- the Tbc1d15-17 gene encoding TBC1 domain family member 15/17, whose translation MSESMEQGKDLCIHTGVVLCRANTTQDAEHSLGTLNIVEYSFGKCIEWKSIEDSVVSENQDQDPEWSLVNTHTRRTRTSSEGPDSLGHARTVRILFSDLSSFRIHHGKQQLVFNQKDGTNYVAFFQLSNADSFVNSLKGFIKFVKSRTSRNLYLVVDEVQNVLTKSFAELDIFPENTSDYVWKFVKNLHNHPYETTMEAFSKLADIWLYKDPAKRAVEEAVADILNSTLSIDVPHPPISTDSGEEYEIIGEHGLGFVLPQRPTCPRGSPLSKEQWNRCKDSQGRILNPDHVKEVVFRGGVAPSLRFEVWKFLLNYYPWEYTHSERQELKKKKIDDYYIMKLQWKSITAVQESNFSDYRDRKSLIGKDVNRTDRTHPYFSGDNNPHVAQLYDILMTYVMYNFDLGYVQGMSDLLSPILCLMENEVDAFWCFVGFMDKVSTNFEMDQAGMKSQLCQLYTLLSTIDPQLANYLNKHDSGNMFFCFRWLLVLFKREFNTVDIMKLWEVLWTDIPCKNFHLLVCTAILDTEKSVLMENRYGFTEILKHINDLSLHIDLSSTLSKAESIYYQLLSVADQLSDSVRTIIGLERLNKVPVNITEEVAASVDIDEVDGPDNNSRRNSMESENVRLGDNEVSFERGLNMSYM comes from the exons ATGTCCGAGTCCATGGAGCAGGGAAAG GATCTTTGTATTCACACGGGAGTGGTCCTGTGTAGAGCGAACACAACTCAAGACGCAGAGCATAGTCTGGGCACGTTGAATATTGTTGAATAC AGTTTCGGAAAGTGCATAGAATGGAAGTCTATCGAGGACTCTGTGGTTTCTGAGAACCAAGATCAAGATCCTGAGTGGTCTCTGGTAAATACTCATACTAGACGTACACGTACGTCATCGGAAGGACCGGATTCCCTGGGACACGCGAGGACAGTTAGAATCTTGTTCTCGGATTTAAGCTCCTTTCGTATACACCATGGGAAGCAGCAGCTTGTATTTAATCAGAAGGACGGTACCAATTATGTCGCCTTCTTTCAATTGTCCAATGCAGACAGTTTTGTAAATTCTTTAAAGGGGTTCATTAAATTTGTAAAGTCTCGTACGAGTAGAAATTTGTATCTAGTGGTGGACGAAGTTCAGAACGTGTTGACTAAATCGTTCGCCGAGTTAGATATATTTCCTGAGAACACTTCGGATTACGTTTGGAAATTTGTGAAGAATTTACACAACCATCCGTACGAGACGACGATGGAGGCGTTCAGTAAACTGGCCGACATCTGGC TGTACAAAGATCCGGCTAAACGCGCAGTCGAAGAGGCCGTTGCCGATATACTAAATAGTACTTTAAGCATTGATGTACCTCATCCACCGATATCTACTGATTCTGGAGAGGAATACGAAATTATCGGGGAACACGGACTGGGATTCGTTCTACCACAGAGACCAACTTGTCCGAGAG GTTCACCACTGTCGAAAGAACAGTGGAACAGATGTAAGGACTCACAGGGGAGAATTTTAAATCCTGATCATGTAAAAGAAGTCGTTTTTCGCGGG GGTGTCGCCCCGTCATTACGATTCGAAGTATGGAAGTTTCTATTGAATTATTATCCGTGGGAGTACACGCATAGCGAGAGACAggagcttaaaaaaaaaaagatcgacGACTACTATATAATGAAGTTGCAATGGAAGTCCATCACGGCCGTGCAGGAGAGTAATTTCTCTGATTACCGGGACCGAAAGAGTTTGATAG GAAAGGATGTTAATAGGACAGACAGGACACACCCATATTTCTCGGGTGACAACAATCCTCACGTAGCACAATTATACGACATTCTCATGACATATGTGATGTACAATTTTGACTTGGGCTATGTTCAAGGCATGAGCGATCTTCTCAGCCCCATCTTGTGTTTAATGGAGAACGAGGTAGACGCGTTTTGGTGCTTCGTGGGGTTCATGGACAAAGTG AGTACCAACTTCGAAATGGACCAAGCCGGCATGAAATCGCAATTGTGCCAATTGTACACGTTATTGAGCACCATCGATCCGCAATTAGCGAATTACTTGAACAAGCACGACTCGGGGAATATGTTCTTCTGTTTCCGATGGCTTTTGGTACTTTTCAAGCGAGAATTTAACACGGTCGACATAATGAAATTGTGGGAGGTATTGTGGACCGATATACCTTGCAAGAATTTCCACTTGCTCGTGTGTACGGCCATCTTAGACACCGAAAAGAGCGTGCTTATGGAGAACCGTTACGGGTTCAcggaaatattgaaa CATATAAACGATTTGTCCCTTCACATCGACTTGTCTTCGACGTTATCAAAGGCAGAGAGTATTTATTATCAACTGTTGTCGGTAGCTGACCAGCTATCCGACAGTGTCCGTACAATAATTGGGCTGGAACGTTTGAACAAAGTGCCGGTTAACATTACAGAGGAAGTGGCAGCTTCGGTTGACATTGACGAGGTAGACGGGCCCGATAACAACTCGAGGAGGAACAGTATGGAGAGTGAGAACGTTAGGTTGGGTGACAACGAGGTGTCTTTCGAGCGGGGATTAAACATGTCATACATGTGA